TGCGGGTCGGTATCCAGCTAAATTTGAGGAGTTGCGTGCCGGTGGTGGGGGCAATACTGTTTGTCGTCGCCGTGCCAATGAGCGCCCAATCGTCGCATTTGATGCCCAGTGACGGTTCGTGCCAGTAGACCTTGATAGTATCACCCGTATGAGAGGCCGCGCTGCCCCGGTTACGCACGATCATATAAACATAGTTGGTCGTCCCGCTAAGGGGGTTCTGATGTTCCAGGCCGCCGTCATCGGCATTGCGCACCCAGATGTCGGGGCTTTGCCAGAAGGAGGTGGTGGGAACGTCGCCATTGTCACTGTCATTATCCCGGGCCCACAGGTCAATCACGTCGCTGGACACGGCAACGGTCTGGGTCTGCACATCATTGCTGGTATCCTGGTCGCCGGTCAGGGTGACGGTAGTGGTGAAGTGGTAGCTGCCCACATTAGCGGGCGTGAGGGAGGGAAAGCTCAATGTAGCATAGCCCAACGGCGGTAGGTCTGTAGATTGGTTGTGAGGGCCGTAGTCTGCGCTCAGGGCTGTCCCACCGGCCTGCACCGACACGTTGATGCCAGTCTCAGCCGTAGTGCCCGCATTGCCGATTTTGACCGTCGGGATGACCGATTGCCCTTGTTTGCCCGCCTTTTTAGGTTGGAGAATGGCAATCACCTGCACATCCACCAACGGCTCGTAGGCCGAGGAGAACTCCGAGGTGTTGCCGGTGTTATCGGTGGCGGTGGCCGTCACGTTGGTGCCGGTGAAGGCGCTGGCCTGGGTGAAGGTGAAGTTACCGGAGGCGTTGGCAGAAGTGGAGCCGTGATAGTACTGTCCTTCGTCCTCGGCGTCAGAGAAGATTTCCACTGTGCTGTTGGGTGGGGCCTGGCCCGAAACGGTGTTGGTGCTGACGTTGGTCAGAATGGGCGGGAAGAGTTCCTGGTTGCCGCCGTCTCTCAAAAGAATGCCATTGTCGTCATTATGGTAAATGCGGTTCTGCCGCAGCGTATTATTAATGCTACCGTTCTCCATAACAAAAATACCGGGGCCGGGTCGTTGATCAACTCTGTATTTTGTATAAGCAATCAAATTGTTCTCCGCCAGGTTGTCGTGAGCGCCGTAGCGGAATAAGATGCCGTAGCTGGTGTTTCCCAAATCAATGGTACCACTTGCGTCGGTGCCAATGTAATTCCCTTTAACAATATTGTTGTGAGCGCCCACAGAAATAATGATACCACCATAAGCGTTACCACTGACCAAATTACGCTCGGCTGGGGTATTACCGCCAATCAGATTATGCCCAGCCCAATCAATAATAATCCCCAGGTTTGTATTGCTGACGATTGATGTTCCTGTTATATTGGTGCCAATGTAATTGCCGCTAACCGTATTGCTCATCGTGTCAAGGTCTCTGATGATCACGCCATCAACATTGCCGCTGATGAGATTGCGCTCTCCAGGGGTATTACCGCCAATGATGTTGTACCGTGCCCCTTCAGAAATAAGCACCCCCGACATAGCATTACCTATTGCAGCCAAACCATTAATATTAGTGCCAATGTAATTAGCTTTGATGGTATTGCTCATTGTGCTACTACCATCAACCCGCACACCGTATTCCTTGTTGCCTGAAATCAGGTTGCGTTCACTGGATGTGGTTCCACCAATGGTATTGTTGGTCGCGCC
This Anaerolineae bacterium DNA region includes the following protein-coding sequences:
- a CDS encoding right-handed parallel beta-helix repeat-containing protein, which translates into the protein MKKFYPMIVAVSLPLMALVVVFGILAAGPAQAAPPVRPLYAPGDCTVTSTLDSGPGSLRQCMLGLQAGATITFSNSVFPLGTPATITLTSGFLPFITTDTVTIDGSNAGVIIDGSSLGVGDGLVITGTNNAVIRGLQIQDFPGNGIHLTNASTSTIGGINSSPDTGCAGDCNLIIGNQDDGVDLDGSATTGNTVSGNHILNNGDNGGSGVSIDDGATNNTIGGTTSSERNLISGNKEYGVRVDGSSTMSNTIKANYIGTNINGLAAIGNAMSGVLISEGARYNIIGGNTPGERNLISGNVDGVIIRDLDTMSNTVSGNYIGTNITGTSIVSNTNLGIIIDWAGHNLIGGNTPAERNLVSGNAYGGIIISVGAHNNIVKGNYIGTDASGTIDLGNTSYGILFRYGAHDNLAENNLIAYTKYRVDQRPGPGIFVMENGSINNTLRQNRIYHNDDNGILLRDGGNQELFPPILTNVSTNTVSGQAPPNSTVEIFSDAEDEGQYYHGSTSANASGNFTFTQASAFTGTNVTATATDNTGNTSEFSSAYEPLVDVQVIAILQPKKAGKQGQSVIPTVKIGNAGTTAETGINVSVQAGGTALSADYGPHNQSTDLPPLGYATLSFPSLTPANVGSYHFTTTVTLTGDQDTSNDVQTQTVAVSSDVIDLWARDNDSDNGDVPTTSFWQSPDIWVRNADDGGLEHQNPLSGTTNYVYMIVRNRGSAASHTGDTIKVYWHEPSLGIKCDDWALIGTATTNSIAPTTGTQLLKFSWIPTRTGHTCLHGEINSADDPVVHQCDIPWDNNLSQRNVDIIPGGAGAQAVGAIVFEVTNIKSAPKPVDLIVDVSNVPDANAVRLDLDSELAGRWASVNGYAKSSGIAWTGGSVITITNASSGTIAGIPMYGSETQTVTLWVNAPSVDTTTVTIYEAIDGGPGVALVDAIVGGNTYVFSSEKMSIYLPIILKNK